The nucleotide sequence gtttccatttatgCAGTGTTTTACGAAGCAGAACAGTGGTTAACAAGTGGAAAAGTGGGGACAAGAATGACTGGAAAGGAATATGAGGTAGTTTGCTAGGGGTTTGGTAATACTCTATGTTTGAACAGGGATTTGGATTACACAGCAGTTTAACTTTATCAAAATTCACCGAATGACACTTACTATTTCAGCACATAGAATTAcctcaaaagaaaaggaaaaggtacAGTCAAATTCTGAACTCTAGTTAATGATATGCATGCTAAAGCATTTAGGGTGAAGTATACTGATGTCTTTTTTTGAAATGCATTAATGGATTGATGGATCTATAGATAAGCCATGTATGTATACTAAAAAGTTAACAGTAAAATTCAGGTGTgcttatatagtgaaagtgagtgaaagtcgctcagttgtgtccaactctttgcgaccccatggactatacagtccttggaattctctaggccagaatactgaaatgggtagcctttcccttctccaggggatcttcccaacccagggatcgaacccacgtctcccacactgcaggcagattctttaccagatgagccacaagggaagcccaagaatactgaagtgggtagcctatcccttcttcagcagattttcccaacccagaaatcaaaccggggtctcctgcattgcaggcagattctttaccaactgagctgtcagggaagcccgtGATTATATACATGTTGATcataaaattctttcaattttgttgtaaagaaatttatttctaaattaaatgaATGCTgcaaaacatttgaaaactgtTATAGTAAGCAGCAAAATAccaataaagttaaaaacattaaatgaataacagacaaaaattaaaaatcaataaaattgattcatgaataaataaaaaaatacatgactaattattaaaagaaataaactggCAATCAAAATTTTTCCTCcacaacaaaaagacaagaaatctttaaaaattttaagatgagTTTTATAAAACCTTCAAGGAAGTGATAAGCCTTTTTATGcaagtattttaagaaaataaaaagatgacaaGATCAAATGTCCAAAACAGGCAAATCTATaaagacaaaaagtagattagtgacTGCCTAGGGCCAGGGTTGGGGATTAGGAATGGAGAGTGACAGCCATGGGTATGGGGTTTATTTTAGGGTGATGAAAACATTTTGAAGTTGGGTTATATAGTAATGGTTGCACAATTCCATGAATATGCTagaaatcactgaattgtacactttgaaTAGGTGAACTTTGTGATGTGTGAAATATCTCAATAATGTTGTTGAAAAAAACAGACCACATGACTGCAACAAAAAACTTACACTATCTCACTTATGAACATCAATAGGAAATTCCTAAGTCAAACAGTGGCAAAAgttaattcaaattttattactctacttaaagtgaaagtgaagtcactcagtcatgctcgactctttgtgaccccgtggactgtaggccaccaggctcctccatccatgggatttcccaggcaagaatactggagtgggttgccatttccttctccagggtatcttcccgacccagggattgagcccagacctcccgcattgcaggtagatgctttaacctctgagccaccagggaaggtgatTTCAGGAATGAAACAATTCTTCAACACCAGAACACCTAGCAAtacaatttattattaaaaacctAAACAGTAAAAGCCATAagattatttcaataaatttacttttttatttgacATGTATTTATTGCAAGCTTATTATGTAACAGATAAAACATATTcgtaaacaaaagggaaaaagtcCTGGTTCTCAATagaaaaagcacttgataaaACCTGACACCAATTCTTAGCAAAATACTGTTAGAAGAGATCTCCTATAATAAGTTAAAGGTATTGATCAGAAACAGAATAATGATTCTTAATGCTGAAATATTAGAAGCTTTCTTACTGATCCCAATAGAAAGATGTTTGTAGCAGACCTCTACTACactaactttaaaaatgaaatatataaaaactgcatggaaaaagaaaaaaattgctttccCTTATGTatgacaaaataattaaaatgtaattttaaaaatccaataataTGTATAAATGAGCCATTAGAACTAGGAAGATAGTTTACTGAGATACAAGTTCAACAAGGTACAAGATTTATATACAAATACCACAGCATTCCTATACATTAGAAATAACCAAGTAAGTGAATTGTTGATTCACAATAGAAACAGTGGAAGGTATCTGATAATGTATCTAACAAAATTTGTGTATGACCtttagtaaaataattttcacCAATGCCAACAGGAGATCAACCTTGGTGGGTGAAAATTTTGTTGAACCTGTGTATAATCACCACTTTGCAGCCAGAGTCACACTTTTTGTGAGTCCACAGACCAGAACTAGACTCACCAAGAAGGAAGAGACTGGCACACATACACTAGGTTATTCTACTCATAGAATTATTTCAAACCACTTTGGTAGTGGGGTCCCTCTGGTGAGAATTCATCCTAGATATATTCTATTTCTCTGCTCATGACTTGAACATGCCAACATATTTACCATGCAACAAATACATTTGaaacttttttaatattcttgaaaAAGTAGTGAAGATGCCAGAAGATGTCACTGCTGTCTTTTGAGTTTATATTCTCTGCTCCTGGGGAGTACAATGTGAATGGGAGGATTATAACTGATAGtttgtaaataattaaaaaactaaacagtAATTTCAGAAAGAAGCAATAATTGATTTTTGACATGATAATTTTAATCCATATGCCTCTCCTCAGTCTTCTCACTAGCATTCTAATTGTGTTCCTGATCCAAAGGGCTTTTGCTGAAATTCTTTTGGTTTCTCCTTGGGGTTTGTCACAGGCCCTATACAGCACTTGTCTGCCACCGACTTCCTTAcatcctgccttttcttttttttctttttttttttttttactgacaaaGTATTCAATCTTTTATTAAAGTTTCACACTTTAAAGTTGTGATGTTCAATACGGTAACTACTAGCCACATATGGTAAATGaacatttgaaatgtggctagtatgAACTGAGAtgtgctttaaaatgaaaaatatataacagattttaaattcttagcatgaaaatataaaatttcattaataatttttgtattaattttgaaaTAGCATTTTGATGGGAGTgtctaataaaatatattattaaaattaattccacTTTTCCTTAATGTAGCcaccataaaatttaaaattgcatcTGGCTTGCATTCCATTTCTATTGAACACTCCTAGGAGCCTAAACCAGTTCCTATCAGCTCACTGCTGTTCAGAGAAGTCCATTCTTTGTTATCAGGCATCTCGGAAAAGCCTTTCCACTTCAGTAGATATTCATTCCACTTGCCCCTTAACCACACGTCTGTCTAGCACCTTCTCCACAACATACTCCTCCTCATCTTCTGAAGAAGAACTGTCAGCTGTCCGCTTGGTTTTCTTTCCCATGTCTCACACTGATTTACCTGAAGGACTAAGGCCACCGGCTTCCCGGGATCGAGACCGACCACTCACGCTAACGTCTCCCCTGTTTTTCTGTGGTGAGACCACAAGCCACTGCCGCTGCCGCCTTCTGCGCAACGCCAAACGCCCGCCAAAACGGATCCTTCCCTGCGCCTCACATCCTGCCTTTTCTGCAGCATTACTAGGGCTCAGGGGCAGAGCTATTTGTCCAGCAGTGTGTACAAGCCAGGGCTCCCTCggtggctcagcggcaaagaatcgcctgcaacgcaggagacgcaggagctgcaggatcaatccctgggtcggaaagattccctggaggagggcacagcaacccactccactattcttgcctgcagagtcccatggacagaggagcctcgcaggccacagtccatagggtcgcaaagagtcagacacgactgaagcgactgagcatacacacacacgtgtacgaACCAGGAAATCTTTTGTCGCGGGGCTCCCACAAAGCTGGAGATGGTTAGGCATTAGGTAAATGGTCTGAAGCAGGATAAACAAATGTGTCACTTGTAATCTCTATTGGAACATGtagattcaataaaataaacagtttcaAGTATCTTAAGAGGGTGAGTGATCTGGCATTGACCATGTGCTCATTCCTGTACCAGCCACTGTGTCAAAAAGGATGAGCAAGTAATGAGAAGAGATGGGGAAGATTTGGGGACACTGTGATTAACAATCCCTATGAGACTTTAGTTGGAGTTTAGTTACTGgaaaaatggtaaagaatgcctAAGCAGGTAATAACAATATCTACCATACTGTGTGtaataaatcaaatatttttgtaAGAAGAATTGCAAGATAAAAGGTTCATCTAGCCACCTTCCTCTAACTAGGATGAAACTGGTATCATTCCATAAAACGCCTTCACCttttcttaagtattttcaagaaaaaaatgtatggcaTCTTACAGATCCTTATATCAGAGAATTCTCCTAAATATCCAGGCATTATTTATTGCAATTCTACCCAAGTTCttcatcattttgatttttttaatctatgattTGAAACACTAGAAACATCTTCTCAGCATTCTTCTCACAGCTGCCTTCACCTCCTTGTTCTTCAGGCTGTAGATGAGAGGATTCAACATGGGAGTGACCACACTATACTGCAAGGAGAAGATCAGCTCTTGAATGGATCCTGAATTTGGCATGAGATAGCGGAGTAAACCTGAGCCATAAAAGAAGATCACTGCAGTGAGGTGGGAGgaacaggtggagaaggccttaCTTCTGCCTTTGGTGGAGCTGATGCTCAGGATGGTGAACAAAATGTGAACATAGGAGAAAAATATCAAGAGGAAATTTCCAAAGAAATGCAGGAGGCTGGAGCAGAGCAGGGCAGTAAAGCTTGCAGACACACCGGAGCAAGACAAAGGGTAAAGAGAGGGCAGCTCACAGCTGAAGTGGTGGATACTTTGAGCCTCACAGAAGTCTAAGTTGAGAGCTACAAGGATATTGATGAGAGCATCCAGAAAAGCCAAGCCCCATGAGCCCCCCACCAGCCCCATACACAGCTGTTTGTTCATCACCTGGCCATAGAGCAGAGGAGAAGTGATGgcaacatagcggtcataggccatgacaGCAAGTAGGCAGGATTCTGTGCCTCCAGTGGCAAACACAAAGAAGACCTGAGCCATGCAGCCTTCTACTGAGATGGTTTTCTTCTCAGACAGGAGGTTCTCCAATAGCTTGGGTACAGTTACAGAAGAATGGCAGACATCCAGAAAGGACAACTGTCccaggaaaaagtacatggggaTGTGAAGCTGAGAATCCACGCTGAtcaccagcagcagcatcaggttCCCCATCAGGGTCAGGATGTAAATAACAAAGAACAGCACAAAGAGCAGAGCTTGGACTTGGGGGTCAGCAGACAGCCCGAGGAGAATAAACTCAGAGACAACACTGTGGTTTCTCATTGCCTTCGATATTTTCTTGGGAATGCAAGAAAAAATTCAGGTGAAATCTCTTCTGATGTCTAACAAATATCCAAGTGTTTTAACCCTCTCCATTCACAAAGCTTTATGCCTACTCAAAAATGTAAGTTCTGAAATGATAAACTTCCTCAAGTCTCTAAGTTTACCAAAACCTGTAATAATTTTTTCTGTGGGATCCCAAAATGTGAAAAgcgaagtttctcagtcgtgtctgactcttttcaaccccatagacggtatcCTAAGGGTTTATCCatctacgggattttccaggcaagagtaccggagtgggttgccatttccttctccaggggatcttcccaactcaggaatcgaacccgggtctcccacattgcaggcagacgctttacgctctgagccaccagggaagccaatcctAGATCAACTTGGGTTGTGGGATTCCCAACCCTATATCAACTCCCTCTCCACTTTTATTGTTCTTTCTTTAATGTCTTAAGAGTTTACTtgctattgttttattattaaagttaCTTGATGATGTTTGTGAACTGTTGATAATAAACTAGTAAAGAGGGAGAAATTACAGGAGGAATAAGAGAAAATTGCAGAAATGGTGTCTTTCAGAGCAGCTGGGTCTCAGAGCAGAAGCAGAGTATGGCCAAAGGCAGGAGAGGTTTTACTTCACCAAACATGCATGAAGTAagtagattttgttttaaaaaggaaactgccataaaaaaaaaaaaaggcttttatttttcactaactATTTAAATAGGGTCAATAATGGAAAGTGAAGAGGGGTAGTGGCTGGAGATTTGCAGAGTGAGGAGAAAGGGAATTAATTAAAGAGAA is from Bubalus bubalis isolate 160015118507 breed Murrah chromosome 4, NDDB_SH_1, whole genome shotgun sequence and encodes:
- the LOC102406646 gene encoding olfactory receptor 8S1-like; the protein is MRNHSVVSEFILLGLSADPQVQALLFVLFFVIYILTLMGNLMLLLVISVDSQLHIPMYFFLGQLSFLDVCHSSVTVPKLLENLLSEKKTISVEGCMAQVFFVFATGGTESCLLAVMAYDRYVAITSPLLYGQVMNKQLCMGLVGGSWGLAFLDALINILVALNLDFCEAQSIHHFSCELPSLYPLSCSGVSASFTALLCSSLLHFFGNFLLIFFSYVHILFTILSISSTKGRSKAFSTCSSHLTAVIFFYGSGLLRYLMPNSGSIQELIFSLQYSVVTPMLNPLIYSLKNKEVKAAVRRMLRRCF